A genomic stretch from Verrucomicrobiota bacterium includes:
- a CDS encoding PQQ-binding-like beta-propeller repeat protein: MRIPILLLLFATSALASDWPGWRGPQGDNHAPQGASPVTEWSERKNVRWKAALPGKGHATPIFVGNRIYLPTGDEEAETQSLLAYDRESGELVWNTLIHQGGLAEGIHRENSFASSTARWDGKNILVVFENQKQIHVTAVDPDGEIVWSKSLGRYATKPRFGFGSTPALYGDLLIVAVESENNGFLIGIDSQNGAERWKTARPGRSNWATPVVAKVAGRDQLLISGTGKVSSYDPSNGRTLWEVPSKLEVACGTAVWWEDMVFASGGFPAKETLGVKATGRGQVVWSTPVKCYEQSMLSVGGFIYGIDEQSTAFCWRASDGELMWKERLGRGGIKASPLLVGDLIYASLLGGTTVVFRASSDGFEKVAENQLGDQAYASPVALEDELFLRVAFKNRGHREEFLYCLGE; the protein is encoded by the coding sequence ATGCGAATCCCCATCTTGCTTCTCCTTTTCGCCACCTCGGCTCTCGCCTCCGATTGGCCAGGCTGGCGTGGACCCCAGGGCGACAACCACGCTCCTCAAGGCGCTTCTCCCGTGACCGAATGGTCGGAGCGAAAGAACGTCCGCTGGAAGGCGGCCCTTCCCGGCAAGGGCCACGCCACTCCCATCTTTGTGGGAAATCGCATCTATCTCCCGACCGGCGATGAGGAGGCCGAAACCCAGTCGCTCCTGGCTTATGATCGAGAAAGCGGGGAGCTGGTCTGGAACACCCTCATTCATCAAGGGGGCTTGGCCGAAGGGATCCACCGAGAAAACAGCTTCGCCTCCAGCACCGCTCGCTGGGACGGAAAAAACATCCTGGTCGTCTTTGAGAATCAAAAACAGATTCACGTGACCGCGGTCGATCCTGACGGAGAGATCGTTTGGTCGAAATCCCTTGGACGCTATGCCACCAAACCGAGGTTTGGATTTGGCTCCACCCCTGCCCTCTACGGCGATCTTTTGATCGTGGCGGTCGAGAGTGAAAACAATGGCTTCCTCATCGGAATCGATAGCCAGAATGGGGCCGAGCGATGGAAAACCGCTCGCCCGGGCCGATCCAACTGGGCCACCCCGGTGGTAGCCAAGGTGGCGGGGCGCGACCAACTCCTCATCTCAGGCACGGGAAAAGTCTCCAGCTATGACCCCTCCAACGGCCGCACGCTCTGGGAGGTCCCGTCCAAGCTGGAAGTGGCCTGCGGGACCGCCGTCTGGTGGGAGGACATGGTGTTTGCCAGCGGAGGGTTTCCCGCCAAGGAAACGCTGGGAGTGAAAGCGACCGGCCGAGGCCAGGTGGTCTGGAGCACACCGGTCAAATGCTACGAGCAGTCTATGCTGTCGGTCGGCGGATTCATTTATGGCATTGATGAACAAAGCACCGCCTTCTGTTGGCGGGCATCCGATGGGGAACTGATGTGGAAGGAACGCCTCGGAAGAGGCGGTATCAAAGCCTCTCCCCTTTTGGTGGGCGATTTGATCTACGCCAGCCTTCTGGGCGGGACCACGGTGGTCTTCCGCGCGAGCAGCGATGGCTTTGAAAAGGTCGCCGAAAATCAGTTGGGAGACCAAGCCTACGCCAGCCCGGTCGCCCTGGAAGACGAGTTGTTTCTCCGGGTGGCTTTCAAAAACCGGGGCCATCGGGAGGAGTTTCTCTACTGTTTGGGAGAGTAA
- a CDS encoding HAD family phosphatase translates to MERSRLGIVFDWDGVVIDSHRQHEESFEMLAAELERPWEPAFFKRVFGVRNNELFPHLLHWAEAGDQERIQWLSDRKEALYRELVVRDGIEPLAGVCAFLDELEQAGIPTSVGTSTPRKNYEVIVEVLGLRGQFHQVTAAEDVTKGKPAPDVFLKAAEKIDRLPGNCVVIEDSHAGLEAGRAAGMKTVAVATTHPLASLQADLVVPDMTHVSLSAIEALFS, encoded by the coding sequence ATGGAACGGAGTCGCCTTGGAATCGTCTTCGATTGGGATGGGGTGGTCATCGACTCCCATCGACAGCACGAAGAGAGCTTTGAAATGTTGGCGGCGGAGCTGGAGCGGCCTTGGGAGCCAGCGTTTTTCAAACGGGTCTTCGGGGTGCGGAACAATGAACTCTTTCCCCACCTTCTCCATTGGGCCGAAGCGGGGGACCAGGAACGAATCCAATGGCTCAGCGACCGGAAGGAGGCACTCTATCGCGAACTGGTCGTCCGGGATGGGATCGAGCCGCTCGCGGGAGTGTGCGCCTTCCTCGATGAATTGGAGCAGGCGGGAATTCCCACTTCGGTCGGCACGTCCACGCCCCGAAAAAATTACGAAGTGATCGTGGAAGTGTTGGGCTTGCGAGGACAGTTTCACCAGGTCACGGCGGCGGAGGATGTGACGAAAGGAAAGCCCGCTCCCGATGTTTTCTTGAAAGCGGCCGAAAAGATTGATCGCTTGCCTGGAAATTGTGTGGTGATCGAAGATTCCCACGCCGGTTTGGAAGCTGGGAGAGCTGCTGGCATGAAGACGGTCGCGGTGGCGACCACTCACCCTCTCGCGAGTCTTCAGGCAGACCTGGTGGTGCCCGATATGACCCACGTGAGCTTATCGGCCATCGAGGCGCTTTTTTCCTAA